A stretch of the Amycolatopsis sp. BJA-103 genome encodes the following:
- a CDS encoding metallophosphoesterase family protein, whose protein sequence is MDRRSFMLATGGAVAATTVLGTPAEATPSRDPFGPAVRFNIISDIQGDLVDFGKALDDINATNPRGAGLGVAGDITPRGYDFEYAQVRAMLNKHPHPRNVAWAIGNHEFYVPKWRDPDTLAQETWPNGTTEESLFRSFYKFAGRNTAYSETSFGGVPVLCLGTERYAKYHDPKLWDEVWLSDQQFTWLEQRLAYWDRWRKPVMVLTHHPLPNTVSGTRNKLYLNDYLQADRLLGVLGKYRDVFLFSGHTHWDLTLSDWVTRRVVPGSGNLEGFTVVNTGAVQTGWVDDGKGGEVSLGGSFNQGLQIEVYHRAVVIKARDFTSGTWLKQITVPLRDSL, encoded by the coding sequence ATGGATCGCAGGTCGTTCATGCTGGCCACGGGTGGCGCGGTGGCCGCGACCACCGTGCTGGGCACCCCGGCGGAGGCCACCCCTTCCCGGGACCCCTTCGGCCCGGCCGTGCGATTCAACATCATCAGCGACATCCAGGGCGACCTCGTTGATTTCGGCAAGGCCCTGGACGACATCAACGCCACCAACCCGCGCGGCGCCGGTCTCGGCGTGGCGGGCGACATCACCCCGCGCGGCTACGACTTCGAGTACGCCCAGGTGCGGGCGATGCTGAACAAGCACCCGCACCCGAGGAACGTCGCCTGGGCCATCGGCAACCACGAGTTCTACGTGCCGAAGTGGCGGGACCCGGACACCCTCGCGCAGGAAACCTGGCCCAACGGCACCACCGAGGAATCGCTGTTCCGCAGCTTCTACAAGTTCGCCGGGCGCAACACGGCCTACTCGGAGACCTCGTTCGGCGGCGTGCCGGTGCTGTGCCTGGGCACCGAGCGCTACGCCAAGTACCACGACCCGAAGCTGTGGGACGAGGTGTGGCTCAGCGACCAGCAGTTCACCTGGCTGGAACAGCGGCTGGCGTACTGGGACCGGTGGCGCAAGCCGGTGATGGTGCTGACCCACCACCCGCTGCCGAACACCGTGTCCGGCACCCGCAACAAGCTCTACCTCAACGACTACCTCCAGGCCGACCGCCTGCTCGGCGTGCTCGGCAAGTACCGCGACGTGTTCCTGTTCTCCGGGCACACCCACTGGGACCTCACCCTGTCCGACTGGGTGACCCGCCGGGTCGTCCCCGGCAGCGGCAACCTCGAAGGCTTCACCGTGGTCAACACCGGCGCCGTGCAGACCGGCTGGGTGGACGACGGCAAGGGCGGCGAGGTCTCGCTCGGCGGCAGCTTCAACCAGGGCCTCCAGATCGAGGTGTACCACCGCGCCGTGGTGATCAAAGCGCGCGACTTCACCAGCGGAACCTGGCTCAAGCAGATCACCGTGCCGCTGCGCGACAGCCTCTGA